A DNA window from Paenibacillus andongensis contains the following coding sequences:
- a CDS encoding carbohydrate ABC transporter permease has protein sequence MSDLRKKRLSLEQTKAWYGVLFVSPLILGMVMLFLLPLIQSFRFSLSTIQMVEGGFAVLPTGFSNYVSLFASNPDYPRLLAEGVVNMVVNVPIIIIFSLFAAVLLNQKFKGRALARAIFFLPVILASSALANLDISSFVGGSVLSGSGSGEGSNMLQSFELKKMLLDSGMAPIVVNYITGAVDRIYEIISSSGVQILIFLAGLQSISPSLYEASKIEGATGYEIFWKVTFPMMTPLILTNLVYSIIDSFSRNKINTLISQTAFKTFDFGISAAMSWVYFLVVAIILLISTALVSRKVFYYD, from the coding sequence ATTATCGTTGGAACAGACGAAAGCGTGGTACGGCGTTTTATTCGTATCTCCCCTCATCCTGGGGATGGTCATGCTTTTTCTGCTGCCGCTCATTCAGTCGTTCCGGTTCAGTTTAAGTACCATACAAATGGTAGAGGGCGGCTTTGCCGTACTGCCTACTGGATTTAGCAACTACGTCAGCTTATTTGCCTCTAATCCGGATTACCCCCGGTTATTGGCGGAAGGTGTCGTCAACATGGTTGTGAACGTGCCGATCATCATTATTTTCAGCTTGTTCGCAGCGGTGCTGTTGAATCAAAAGTTCAAAGGGCGCGCCCTCGCGCGCGCTATCTTCTTTTTGCCGGTTATTCTGGCGTCGAGCGCCCTCGCTAATCTGGATATCAGCAGCTTCGTAGGAGGTTCGGTTCTAAGTGGAAGCGGGAGCGGAGAAGGTTCTAATATGCTGCAAAGCTTCGAACTCAAAAAAATGCTGCTGGATTCGGGCATGGCTCCTATCGTTGTCAATTACATCACGGGTGCTGTCGATCGAATTTATGAAATTATCAGCTCTTCCGGTGTGCAAATTTTGATTTTCTTGGCTGGGCTTCAATCGATCTCCCCTTCCTTGTACGAGGCATCCAAAATCGAAGGAGCAACGGGATACGAGATTTTTTGGAAAGTGACGTTTCCGATGATGACCCCGCTTATTTTAACGAACCTTGTCTATTCCATTATTGATTCCTTCAGCAGGAATAAAATTAATACCCTCATTTCGCAGACGGCGTTCAAAACGTTCGATTTCGGTATAAGTGCGGCCATGTCTTGGGTGTACTTCCTTGTTGTGGCTATCATCCTTCTAATCTCCACTGCGCTTGTCTCAAGAAAAGTATTTTATTACGACTGA
- a CDS encoding carbohydrate ABC transporter permease translates to MKSQAVRMDGWISRRNPLEKAKNWTWQIIRAVLVLGFCYIILFPIFLRLSVAFRGRIDIYDPTVLWIPRHFTLENLKIAISATNYLSALWNTFLISSTTTLIQLCSCALAGYAFARLKFKGSGLLFGLVIFTIVVPPQTIMIPLYLTYRYFDLFGLVGLFSGKSSINLIDTFWPFLISSGTAMGLKNGLYIYIFRQFFRGIPKEIEEAALADGAGIFKTFYSIMLPNAIPAVVTVVLFSFVWQWNDSYYVSLFLSKVKVLSTQLTDMGPALGKEPDPVYQSMLLNTGVLLMMGPLIALYLFVQRYFVESVERTGLVG, encoded by the coding sequence ATGAAATCGCAGGCTGTACGTATGGACGGATGGATTAGCAGGCGCAATCCGTTAGAAAAGGCGAAAAATTGGACATGGCAGATCATACGCGCCGTCTTGGTGCTCGGCTTTTGTTATATTATTTTGTTTCCCATCTTTTTAAGACTTTCGGTGGCCTTTCGTGGCAGAATCGACATTTATGATCCAACTGTGCTGTGGATTCCCCGGCATTTTACACTCGAAAATTTGAAGATTGCGATCTCAGCAACCAACTATTTATCAGCTTTATGGAATACGTTTCTTATCTCGTCTACGACAACGCTAATTCAGCTTTGTTCTTGCGCGTTAGCGGGATACGCTTTTGCGAGATTGAAATTTAAAGGCAGCGGGCTGTTGTTTGGTCTGGTCATTTTCACCATTGTCGTACCGCCTCAAACGATCATGATTCCGCTCTATTTAACATACCGGTATTTTGATCTTTTCGGTTTAGTTGGGTTATTTTCAGGGAAGAGCAGTATCAATCTAATCGACACATTCTGGCCGTTTCTTATTTCTTCCGGCACAGCGATGGGGCTGAAGAACGGGCTTTACATTTATATTTTCCGTCAGTTTTTCCGGGGCATTCCCAAAGAAATCGAGGAAGCCGCCCTCGCGGACGGAGCGGGAATTTTTAAAACCTTTTACAGCATTATGCTGCCTAACGCTATTCCTGCTGTTGTCACTGTCGTTTTGTTCTCGTTTGTTTGGCAGTGGAATGACAGCTATTATGTATCCCTGTTTTTGAGTAAAGTGAAGGTGCTTTCCACACAGCTGACAGATATGGGACCAGCCCTCGGGAAAGAGCCGGATCCTGTGTACCAGTCTATGCTGCTCAACACGGGCGTACTGCTGATGATGGGACCTTTGATTGCGTTGTATTTGTTCGTTCAGCGTTATTTCGTGGAAAGCGTAGAGCGAACAGGCTTAGTCGGTTAA
- a CDS encoding family 20 glycosylhydrolase, with translation MPKNGWQLKGFHMRFGSHEDVGNLKRVIEEALAPMGVNVLILECNTSFQFQSHPEVSGGSLTKEDARELSALCKRHSIRLIPLFDCLGHQGWGGARNSLLRAHPEFDETPHVPTDAKWPEFYCPSWCPSHPDINPLVFDLMDELIDAFEADALHVGMDEVFAIADDGCPRCRGKNKAELFAKATNDYYEHLVRNRKVQMLMWADRLIDAGGMGYSEWDGDIYGMWPAVDLIPKDIILCDWHYDKLNAYPSVGHLLGKGFEVWPSCWKTPEASLDLLEQSIRQAEERGVIDRMPGMLVTGWNANGATLVTALLGDGDLGEDTGDIRGIAATLKTVMEALRLRTEHLEAKG, from the coding sequence ATGCCGAAAAATGGATGGCAGCTAAAAGGATTCCATATGCGCTTCGGATCGCATGAGGATGTTGGAAATTTAAAGCGAGTGATTGAGGAAGCTTTGGCGCCTATGGGTGTAAATGTTTTGATATTGGAATGCAACACCTCATTTCAATTCCAATCTCATCCGGAAGTATCGGGTGGCAGCTTAACGAAGGAAGATGCGAGGGAGCTGTCCGCCTTATGTAAGCGGCACAGCATTCGTTTGATCCCTTTGTTTGATTGTTTGGGGCACCAAGGGTGGGGCGGAGCGAGGAATTCGCTTCTGCGGGCGCATCCGGAGTTCGACGAAACCCCGCATGTGCCGACGGATGCGAAGTGGCCAGAGTTTTATTGCCCGAGCTGGTGTCCATCTCATCCGGACATTAATCCGCTCGTGTTCGATCTGATGGATGAGCTGATCGATGCTTTTGAAGCGGATGCGCTGCACGTCGGCATGGACGAAGTGTTCGCCATCGCGGACGATGGGTGCCCGCGATGTCGAGGGAAAAATAAGGCTGAATTGTTTGCAAAAGCGACGAACGATTACTACGAGCATTTGGTCCGCAATCGGAAGGTCCAGATGCTCATGTGGGCGGATCGGTTGATTGACGCGGGTGGCATGGGGTATTCAGAATGGGACGGCGACATTTACGGCATGTGGCCGGCTGTGGATCTTATTCCGAAGGATATTATATTGTGCGATTGGCACTACGATAAATTGAATGCTTATCCGTCCGTCGGGCATTTGCTGGGCAAAGGATTTGAGGTTTGGCCTAGCTGTTGGAAAACACCGGAAGCGTCACTTGATCTGCTCGAGCAGTCTATCCGTCAAGCAGAAGAGCGTGGAGTGATTGATCGCATGCCCGGCATGCTCGTGACCGGCTGGAATGCCAACGGCGCTACGCTGGTGACGGCGCTGCTGGGAGATGGGGATTTAGGCGAAGATACAGGCGATATCCGGGGCATTGCAGCCACGTTGAAGACGGTCATGGAGGCGCTCCGACTACGGACAGAGCATCTTGAAGCAAAGGGATGA